One window of Pyrus communis chromosome 12, drPyrComm1.1, whole genome shotgun sequence genomic DNA carries:
- the LOC137711286 gene encoding dehydration-responsive element-binding protein 1E-like, translating to MNTIFSQISDSSEKPESSSDDTGILTRSQLASFSDEEVILASSRPKKRAGRRVFKETRHPVYRGVRRRNNNKWVCEMREPNKKKSRIWLGTYPTAEMAARAHDVAALAFRGKLACLNFADSVWRLPVPASTDSVDIRRAAAEAAETFRPEEFRGVSESGDDEKESKKMEGEKDCGGAEESGILLYLDEEEMFDMPRLLDSMAEGLLLSPPHSSGGCMNWDDMESNDDVSLWSFSN from the coding sequence ATGAATACGATCTTCAGTCAAATCTCCGATTCCTCCGAAAAGCCCGAATCGAGCTCCGACGACACAGGCATCTTGACTCGAAGCCAGCTGGCTTCGTTCTCCGACGAGGAGGTCATTTTGGCGTCCAGCAGGCCGAAGAAGCGAGCGGGGAGGAGAGTTTTCAAGGAGACGAGGCACCCGGTTTACAGGGGAGTGAGGAGGAGGAACAACAACAAGTGGGTGTGCGAAATGAGAGAACCAAACAAGAAGAAGTCGAGGATATGGCTCGGAACTTATCCGACGGCCGAGATGGCAGCTCGGGCGCATGACGTGGCGGCATTGGCCTTTAGAGGGAAGCTTGCCTGCCTCAATTTTGCAGACTCCGTATGGCGCCTGCCTGTTCCGGCATCCACTGATTCAGTGGATATCAGGCGGGCAGCAGCGGAGGCTGCAGAGACGTTCCGGCCAGAGGAGTTTCGCGGAGTGTCGGAAAGCGGCGATGATGAGAAGGAGAGCAAGAAAATGGAGGGGGAGAAGGATTGTGGAGGCGCGGAGGAAAGTGGAATCTTGCTTTACTTGGATGAGGAGGAAATGTTCGACATGCCGAGGTTGCTGGATAGTATGGCCGAAGGGCTTCTGCTCTCTCCACCTCACTCTTCAGGTGGTTGCATGAACTGGGATGACATGGAAAGCAACGATGACGTCAGTCTGTGGAGCTTCTCGAATTGA